A genomic segment from Anaerobaca lacustris encodes:
- a CDS encoding RNA polymerase sigma factor: MSDRNFENLVHEYGRQVLNTALRVLGDANLANDIHQEVFLSIWRRWPSYNGQTNWPAYLYRVTVRKALEAARRANGYRREVPAERECDDRRPDGNMRAEELQTKLVAALAKLPAHQADAFVLLRLEGLATTEVAAILGCSPQTVRVHLHRALKRLSRELRPYLG, from the coding sequence TTGTCTGACAGGAACTTTGAAAATCTGGTTCATGAGTACGGCCGACAGGTCCTCAATACCGCTCTGCGCGTTCTCGGCGATGCGAATCTGGCGAACGACATCCACCAGGAGGTCTTCTTGTCCATCTGGCGTCGTTGGCCCAGCTACAACGGACAGACCAACTGGCCTGCCTACCTATACCGGGTGACGGTGCGCAAGGCCCTGGAGGCTGCGCGGCGGGCCAACGGGTACCGCCGGGAAGTCCCGGCCGAGCGGGAGTGCGACGATCGTCGGCCCGACGGCAACATGCGGGCCGAGGAACTCCAGACGAAGCTGGTCGCCGCGTTGGCGAAGCTGCCGGCCCACCAGGCGGATGCGTTTGTCCTGTTGCGTCTGGAAGGGCTGGCGACGACCGAGGTGGCCGCGATTCTGGGTTGCTCTCCGCAGACGGTCCGGGTGCATCTGCACCGGGCCTTGAAGAGGCTCAGCCGTGAGTTGAGGCCCTACCTGGGCTGA